The Leifsonia williamsii genome includes a region encoding these proteins:
- a CDS encoding AAA family ATPase translates to MPLETLHDGIEGLADAKMPIPGSVWPSPTIRRVVLKNFKSIEACDVPLSRLTLLVGPNGSGKSNFIDGIRLTRDALQTNLENAIRDRGGIVDVRRRSTGHPTHFGVRYDIDTPSGHAEYAYQVSAKKDFTFEVQKEVCRVYRREELVASFQSVDGVISSTGPSLATVRVARNSLALSVIGGLTEYEEVAVGLRDFGFYNFNPNHVRDLQSPDMGEILTEDGSNLASVIRRLREMSPRSLDRVTEYLGAVVPGIRSIAPRSFGPKETVEFKQDVVGDQRAWSFLASNVSDGTLRALCVLVAAFQENTPLVSIEEPETAVHPGAAHRLMDALLERSKKHQLLLTTHSPDLLDHPSIDVDSVLAVQSDRGKTTIGQVDPATRMAAKENLYTVGELLRLEQVKPDVFAKTTQKPASLF, encoded by the coding sequence ATGCCATTGGAGACCTTGCATGACGGAATAGAAGGGCTGGCGGACGCCAAAATGCCTATTCCCGGGAGCGTGTGGCCGAGCCCGACGATTCGCCGTGTGGTTCTCAAGAACTTCAAGAGCATCGAAGCTTGCGATGTACCACTCAGCCGGCTGACCCTCCTGGTGGGCCCGAACGGATCCGGCAAGAGCAACTTCATTGACGGGATCAGACTCACTCGGGACGCGCTGCAGACAAACCTCGAGAATGCAATTCGCGATCGAGGCGGAATCGTTGACGTTCGCCGACGTAGTACGGGCCACCCAACGCATTTCGGGGTGCGGTACGACATTGACACACCGAGCGGACACGCCGAGTACGCCTATCAAGTGTCTGCGAAAAAGGACTTCACGTTCGAGGTTCAAAAAGAAGTCTGCCGCGTTTACCGCCGCGAAGAATTGGTCGCATCCTTCCAATCGGTGGACGGTGTCATCAGTTCCACCGGCCCCAGCTTGGCGACCGTCCGAGTCGCGCGCAATTCTTTGGCCCTCTCCGTAATCGGTGGACTTACCGAATACGAAGAGGTAGCTGTCGGGCTACGAGACTTCGGCTTCTACAATTTCAACCCGAACCATGTGCGAGATCTGCAGAGCCCCGACATGGGAGAGATCCTCACTGAGGATGGCAGCAACCTGGCGTCCGTGATCCGTCGTCTGAGGGAGATGTCTCCGCGATCGCTCGATCGCGTCACGGAGTACCTAGGAGCAGTTGTGCCGGGAATTCGTTCGATCGCACCTCGGTCCTTCGGCCCGAAGGAGACTGTCGAATTCAAGCAGGACGTGGTGGGCGATCAGCGCGCATGGAGCTTCTTGGCTTCGAACGTGTCTGACGGCACGTTGCGCGCCCTATGCGTTCTGGTGGCGGCCTTCCAGGAGAACACCCCTCTCGTGAGCATTGAGGAACCAGAGACCGCTGTTCATCCCGGAGCGGCTCACCGCCTTATGGACGCCCTCCTGGAGCGGTCGAAGAAGCACCAGCTTCTTCTCACCACGCACAGTCCCGATCTTCTCGACCACCCAAGCATCGACGTCGATTCCGTCCTGGCAGTTCAGTCGGACCGAGGAAAGACAACGATCGGCCAAGTCGATCCAGCGACCCGTATGGCAGCAAAAGAGAACCTCTATACAGTCGGCGAGCTCCTCCGCCTGGAACAAGTCAAGCCGGATGTGTTCGCCAAGACAACTCAGAAGCCAGCGAGCCTGTTTTGA
- a CDS encoding MFS transporter, protein MTSTAAPAVETDRPGITPGTARRVTVASFVGTALESYDFYLYAYFAAFFVGPLFFAPLGTFGGVLAGFLAIAAGFVIRPVGAIIFGNLGDRIGRRPTLLITILLMGISTGLVGVLPTYAAAGWFGGIAIVLLRLVQGASVGGEWGGAIALATEYSNPKRRGFYAALPQLGSPVGSILSAVVFIVLTLTLSTEDIAAWGWRIPFLTAFPLLLVSLYLRWSIDETPVFRRLVETGTRDRFPVLDVFRKAPSGFVIGIGAAVLGIGSYSLMNTYMVDYGTAVLGFQYQDLLVATTIGGLLQLVTIPLFGLWAVKIGSARVVAIGAIGTLIVAFPMYFLLQYASFGILVASMIIGGILPTLSWAGLGGMMSDLFPSEVRYSGLSVAYSIAALLTSFVPALTLVFGQATGNAWWHPGIVLAIMSAITLVASLVAARRAPIVDEV, encoded by the coding sequence GTGACCTCCACAGCAGCGCCCGCCGTCGAGACCGACCGGCCGGGCATCACCCCGGGCACCGCCCGCCGCGTGACCGTCGCCTCGTTCGTCGGCACCGCGCTCGAGTCGTACGACTTCTACCTGTACGCGTACTTCGCCGCGTTCTTCGTCGGCCCGCTGTTCTTCGCGCCGCTCGGCACCTTCGGCGGCGTGCTCGCCGGCTTCCTGGCCATCGCAGCCGGCTTCGTCATCCGCCCGGTGGGCGCGATCATCTTCGGCAACCTCGGCGACCGGATCGGCCGGCGGCCGACGCTGCTGATCACGATCCTCCTCATGGGGATCTCCACAGGCCTCGTCGGCGTGCTGCCGACGTATGCCGCCGCGGGCTGGTTCGGCGGCATCGCCATCGTGCTGCTGCGGCTCGTGCAGGGCGCGTCGGTCGGCGGGGAGTGGGGAGGCGCGATCGCGCTCGCCACGGAGTACTCGAACCCCAAGCGGCGCGGGTTCTACGCGGCGCTGCCCCAGCTCGGCTCGCCGGTCGGCTCCATCCTCAGCGCCGTCGTCTTCATCGTGCTCACGCTGACCCTGTCGACCGAGGACATCGCCGCATGGGGCTGGCGCATCCCGTTCCTGACCGCGTTCCCGCTGCTGCTCGTCTCGCTCTACCTGCGCTGGTCGATCGACGAGACGCCGGTGTTCCGCCGCCTGGTCGAGACCGGCACTCGCGACCGGTTCCCGGTGCTCGACGTCTTCCGGAAGGCGCCCTCCGGCTTCGTCATCGGCATCGGCGCCGCTGTGCTCGGCATCGGCTCGTACTCGCTGATGAACACGTACATGGTGGACTACGGGACGGCCGTGCTCGGCTTCCAGTACCAGGACCTCCTCGTCGCCACGACGATCGGCGGCCTGCTGCAGCTCGTGACCATCCCGCTGTTCGGGCTCTGGGCGGTGAAGATCGGGTCGGCGAGGGTCGTCGCCATCGGCGCGATCGGCACGCTGATCGTCGCGTTCCCGATGTACTTCCTGCTGCAGTACGCCTCCTTCGGCATCCTGGTCGCGAGCATGATCATCGGCGGGATCCTGCCCACGCTCTCGTGGGCCGGGCTCGGCGGCATGATGTCCGACCTGTTCCCGAGCGAGGTGCGATACAGCGGACTCTCGGTGGCGTACAGCATCGCGGCGCTGCTGACCTCCTTCGTCCCCGCCCTGACGCTGGTGTTCGGCCAGGCGACCGGGAACGCCTGGTGGCACCCGGGCATCGTGCTCGCGATCATGTCGGCGATCACGCTGGTGGCGTCGCTCGTCGCGGCGAGGAGGGCGCCGATCGTCGACGAGGTCTGA